One segment of Mycolicibacterium baixiangningiae DNA contains the following:
- a CDS encoding bifunctional nuclease family protein — protein sequence MAEVRVVGIRVEQPQNQPVLLLRESNGDRYLPIWIGQSEAAAIALEQQGVEPARPLTHDLFRDVIAALGHSLKEVRIVDLQEGTFYADLIFDRDIKVSARPSDSVAIALRVGVPIYVEEAVLAEAGLLIPDENDEEASGAVREDEVEKFKEFLDSVSPDDFKAT from the coding sequence ATGGCTGAGGTTCGTGTGGTCGGCATTCGCGTGGAGCAGCCCCAGAACCAGCCGGTGCTGCTGCTGCGCGAGTCCAACGGGGACCGTTATCTGCCGATCTGGATAGGTCAGTCGGAGGCCGCCGCGATCGCCCTCGAACAGCAGGGTGTGGAACCGGCCCGGCCGCTGACCCACGACCTGTTCCGCGACGTCATCGCCGCACTCGGGCATTCGCTCAAAGAGGTGCGGATCGTCGACCTCCAGGAGGGCACCTTCTACGCCGACCTCATCTTCGACCGGGACATCAAGGTATCCGCCCGGCCGTCGGATTCGGTGGCGATCGCGCTGCGCGTCGGAGTGCCCATCTACGTCGAGGAAGCGGTGCTGGCCGAGGCCGGGCTGCTGATCCCCGACGAGAACGACGAAGAGGCGTCGGGCGCGGTCCGCGAGGACGAGGTCGAGAAGTTCAAGGAATTCCTCGACAGCGTCTCCCCGGACGACTTCAAAGCGACCTGA
- a CDS encoding MerR family transcriptional regulator, translated as MGDTPRQGELDLSTDKTPAEPVSRAASEPVQGGLFPDDSLPDELVGYRGPSACQIAGITYRQLDYWARTSLVVPSIRGAAGSGSQRLYSFKDILVLKIVKRLLDTGISLHNIRVAVDHLRQRGVSDLANITLFSDGTTVYECTSAEEVVDLLQGGQGVFGIAVSGAMRELTGAIADFPGERADGGESIAAPEDELASRRKHRDRKTG; from the coding sequence GTGGGCGACACGCCACGTCAGGGAGAACTTGACCTGTCGACCGACAAGACCCCCGCGGAGCCGGTCAGCCGGGCGGCGAGCGAACCCGTGCAGGGTGGCCTGTTCCCCGATGACTCCCTCCCCGACGAGCTCGTGGGCTACCGGGGGCCGAGCGCCTGCCAGATCGCCGGTATCACCTACCGGCAGCTGGACTACTGGGCCCGAACCTCACTCGTGGTGCCCTCGATCCGCGGCGCGGCCGGTTCCGGCAGCCAGCGGCTCTACTCGTTCAAGGACATCCTGGTTCTCAAGATCGTCAAGCGGTTGCTCGACACCGGGATCTCGCTGCACAACATCCGTGTCGCGGTGGACCACCTGCGGCAGCGCGGCGTGAGCGACTTGGCCAACATCACGCTGTTCTCCGACGGCACCACGGTCTACGAGTGCACCTCCGCCGAGGAGGTCGTCGACCTGCTCCAGGGCGGACAGGGCGTATTCGGCATAGCGGTCTCCGGTGCCATGCGCGAGCTGACCGGCGCCATCGCCGACTTCCCCGGCGAGCGGGCCGACGGTGGCGAGTCCATCGCCGCCCCCGAGGACGAACTGGCGTCCCGACGCAAGCATCGCGACCGCAAGACCGGCTGA
- a CDS encoding TRAP transporter substrate-binding protein: MRPNIKAVVACGFTALLTLTACSSANESDQGTTQLTLAVETSQGDPLADMLLAFAEEVQSELGDSVELNVQTGGAIGDEEAVLQGLRAGAVDVAAVSGSVANLDPMFNVMEMPFLFTDRQTAAEFLDGDFGDELSESLVNTTGARVLGFGENGFRHITNNVRPINTSADLQGLKIRVPGNPARVMMFEALGATPTQIDIGEAYLALDQGVLDGQENPLKVIDAFSFYEKQRYLTLTSHIYSPVYLAVNEKTWQGLTPDVQQGLQTAAAAAAETSRKSGAEADEVLVAKFEQAGVQVNEADVTQLSETVVAVREEIAGEIPGDFAQRVLAEYNQ; this comes from the coding sequence ATGAGGCCAAACATCAAAGCGGTTGTCGCGTGCGGGTTCACCGCACTTCTGACACTCACCGCGTGTTCCTCCGCAAACGAATCCGACCAAGGCACAACGCAACTCACGCTTGCGGTAGAAACCAGCCAGGGCGACCCGCTGGCCGACATGCTGTTGGCGTTCGCCGAGGAGGTCCAGAGCGAACTCGGTGACTCCGTCGAACTCAACGTGCAGACCGGCGGTGCCATCGGTGACGAGGAAGCGGTCCTGCAGGGCCTGCGAGCGGGCGCCGTCGACGTCGCCGCGGTCAGCGGCTCGGTGGCCAACCTCGATCCGATGTTCAACGTCATGGAGATGCCGTTCCTGTTCACCGACCGGCAGACCGCCGCGGAGTTCCTCGACGGCGACTTCGGCGACGAGCTGAGCGAATCTCTCGTCAACACCACGGGCGCTCGGGTTCTCGGCTTCGGGGAGAACGGCTTCCGCCACATCACGAACAACGTCCGTCCGATCAACACGTCCGCTGACCTGCAGGGGCTCAAGATCCGGGTGCCCGGTAACCCGGCCCGCGTCATGATGTTCGAGGCGCTCGGGGCCACGCCCACCCAGATCGACATCGGCGAGGCGTACCTCGCGCTGGACCAGGGGGTGCTCGACGGCCAGGAGAACCCGCTGAAGGTCATCGACGCGTTCTCGTTCTACGAGAAGCAGCGCTACCTGACGCTCACCTCGCACATCTACAGTCCGGTGTACCTGGCGGTCAACGAGAAGACCTGGCAGGGATTGACACCCGACGTACAGCAGGGTCTGCAAACCGCTGCCGCGGCGGCGGCCGAGACGAGCCGCAAATCGGGCGCGGAGGCTGACGAGGTGCTGGTGGCGAAGTTCGAGCAGGCCGGCGTCCAGGTGAACGAGGCCGACGTCACCCAACTCAGCGAGACGGTGGTCGCGGTCCGCGAGGAGATCGCCGGCGAGATCCCCGGGGATTTCGCCCAGCGGGTGCTCGCCGAGTACAACCAATGA
- a CDS encoding maleate cis-trans isomerase family protein — translation MSTDSRPRPALPLAELNTATRIGLVYMASSTLMEAEMYAMATPAATVHTSRVTLPSVTVDGIDAMMRSPELRTAVELVAQAPLDLLLFGGTSASFLHGTAWDRMLVGHLEQWSGLTGRCTTTSTASVAALDAVGAGAIALVTPYRQEVIDRAERFFTDNGHPVVASVGLGITDDRELARVPLDDVYDLALSTDVAAADAVFISCTNFATVGAIAALEEALGKPVISAVQASFWYALELTGTAAARPGFGQLFGVRAPVATSATRS, via the coding sequence ATGAGCACCGACAGCCGCCCGCGGCCGGCTCTGCCACTCGCCGAGCTCAACACCGCCACCCGGATCGGCCTGGTGTACATGGCCTCCAGCACGCTGATGGAAGCGGAGATGTACGCCATGGCCACGCCGGCGGCCACCGTGCACACCAGCCGGGTGACGCTTCCCTCGGTCACGGTCGACGGCATCGATGCCATGATGCGCTCGCCGGAACTGCGGACCGCCGTCGAACTCGTCGCGCAGGCTCCGCTGGACCTGCTGCTTTTCGGCGGCACCAGCGCGTCCTTCCTGCACGGCACCGCCTGGGACCGGATGCTCGTCGGGCACCTCGAGCAATGGAGCGGATTGACCGGCCGCTGCACCACGACCTCGACGGCCAGCGTCGCGGCGCTCGACGCGGTCGGCGCAGGCGCCATCGCCCTGGTCACGCCGTACCGCCAGGAGGTGATCGACCGCGCCGAGCGCTTCTTCACCGACAACGGACATCCGGTGGTCGCCAGCGTCGGACTCGGCATCACCGACGACCGGGAGCTCGCGCGCGTTCCTCTCGACGACGTCTACGATCTGGCGCTGTCCACCGACGTCGCGGCCGCTGACGCCGTGTTCATCAGCTGCACCAACTTCGCCACCGTCGGCGCGATCGCCGCACTGGAGGAGGCGCTGGGCAAGCCGGTGATCAGTGCGGTGCAGGCGTCCTTCTGGTACGCGCTCGAGCTCACCGGTACGGCGGCTGCCAGACCCGGATTCGGCCAACTGTTCGGGGTACGGGCGCCCGTCGCTACGTCCGCGACACGATCGTGA
- a CDS encoding TRAP transporter small permease: MTPDPPEPHTLSGSADVGERLDSTFGVEPDTHATTVIDRVLEAVAALLLATITLVLFANAGMRFLFDSPWGGTEELVTGLMLWLTMLGFAIGVRRRESIEVRAFVDRLPVRIAVWLKLATDLLMALILLHLAWFAYQYVVEFGGDLTPYLRLPRAFFTAALPVGAFAAAVIVVLQLPNVRAAVLRQREEYES; the protein is encoded by the coding sequence GTGACGCCCGATCCGCCTGAGCCGCACACGCTCTCGGGCTCGGCCGACGTCGGCGAACGCCTCGACTCCACGTTCGGCGTGGAACCCGACACGCATGCCACCACCGTCATCGACCGCGTCCTGGAAGCCGTTGCGGCGCTGCTGCTGGCAACCATCACGCTGGTGTTGTTCGCCAACGCTGGGATGCGGTTCCTGTTCGACTCACCATGGGGCGGAACAGAAGAACTCGTCACCGGGCTGATGCTTTGGCTGACCATGCTGGGCTTCGCGATCGGCGTGCGCCGCCGCGAGTCGATCGAGGTGCGCGCGTTCGTCGATCGGCTTCCGGTCCGCATCGCGGTGTGGCTCAAGTTGGCCACCGATCTGCTCATGGCCCTGATCTTGCTGCACCTCGCGTGGTTCGCCTATCAGTACGTCGTCGAGTTCGGGGGCGATCTGACCCCGTACCTGCGGTTGCCGCGCGCGTTCTTCACCGCCGCGCTGCCCGTCGGCGCCTTCGCCGCCGCGGTGATCGTCGTCCTCCAACTGCCGAATGTGCGTGCGGCGGTCCTGCGCCAACGCGAGGAGTACGAGTCGTGA
- a CDS encoding TRAP transporter large permease, with protein MTITVTLAVIIGLLVLGTPLIVSMAAGVALYTMLEGGWMMQYPQQVTDGMGSFVLLAMPLFILAGVVMNAGGIADRVFAFARSLFGPLPGGLAQVDVTTSLFFGGMVGTSVADLAGTGSTLIPQMKRHGYPAPYAAAVTASSSGIGPLIPPSSPMILYAAATGTSLGTLFFAGVVPGLILTVALMVTVGVQAKRNGWGEKIAFDGREVLRTLRASALAFGVPALILLGLTLGVFTPTESGAFAVVYAILISAVAYRSLGLRRLYRCLVEAAVLTGEVMLIVGVSVALGAVLAMAGLPQVLAEFATSVVPGDSQMGYVVVLTVVAILAGMLFDPLIPVIMPVLLPTILQVGIDPVYFGVIIVLTVIVGQVTPPVAMSLVVAAKIAKVDAWSVLRANTPFLVATLVVLALVIVFPALATWLPSVLGQP; from the coding sequence GTGACGATCACCGTGACCCTCGCCGTGATCATCGGGCTGCTGGTGCTCGGCACCCCGCTCATCGTGTCCATGGCTGCCGGCGTCGCGCTGTACACGATGCTCGAGGGCGGCTGGATGATGCAGTACCCGCAGCAGGTCACCGACGGTATGGGCAGCTTCGTTCTGCTCGCGATGCCGCTGTTCATCCTGGCGGGGGTGGTGATGAACGCCGGCGGCATCGCCGACCGGGTATTCGCCTTCGCGCGTTCACTTTTCGGGCCACTCCCGGGTGGTCTGGCGCAGGTCGACGTCACCACCAGCCTGTTCTTCGGCGGCATGGTCGGCACGTCGGTGGCCGACCTGGCCGGCACCGGCTCGACACTCATCCCACAGATGAAGCGCCACGGGTACCCCGCGCCGTACGCCGCGGCGGTCACGGCGTCGTCGTCGGGCATCGGACCCCTGATCCCGCCGTCGTCGCCGATGATCCTCTACGCTGCGGCGACCGGCACGTCGCTGGGCACGCTGTTCTTCGCCGGCGTGGTACCGGGTCTGATTCTCACCGTCGCCCTCATGGTGACCGTGGGTGTGCAGGCCAAGCGCAACGGTTGGGGCGAGAAGATCGCGTTCGATGGGCGCGAGGTGCTGCGCACGCTGCGTGCCTCGGCGCTGGCGTTCGGTGTGCCCGCGCTCATCCTGCTGGGGCTCACGCTCGGCGTCTTCACCCCGACCGAGTCTGGTGCGTTCGCGGTGGTGTACGCCATCCTGATCTCGGCTGTCGCCTACCGGTCACTCGGACTTCGCAGGCTGTACCGCTGCCTCGTCGAGGCCGCGGTGCTGACCGGCGAGGTGATGCTGATCGTCGGTGTCTCGGTGGCATTGGGTGCCGTGCTGGCCATGGCGGGACTGCCTCAGGTGCTGGCCGAATTCGCCACCTCCGTGGTGCCCGGTGACTCACAAATGGGGTACGTCGTCGTGCTCACCGTGGTCGCCATCCTGGCCGGGATGTTGTTCGACCCGCTCATCCCGGTGATCATGCCGGTGCTACTGCCGACGATCCTGCAGGTGGGCATCGACCCGGTCTACTTCGGCGTGATCATCGTGCTGACGGTCATCGTCGGCCAGGTCACTCCACCGGTGGCGATGTCGCTCGTCGTCGCCGCGAAGATCGCCAAGGTCGACGCATGGTCCGTGCTGCGGGCCAACACGCCTTTCCTCGTCGCGACCCTGGTCGTACTGGCGCTCGTCATCGTCTTCCCGGCGTTGGCCA